The following coding sequences lie in one Musa acuminata AAA Group cultivar baxijiao chromosome BXJ1-8, Cavendish_Baxijiao_AAA, whole genome shotgun sequence genomic window:
- the LOC135588383 gene encoding cyclic dof factor 4-like: MAEEEEAASFKLFGTVILKGERHVKEEEEAAQVASGPGGAAEAAARVAAALPCPRCKSRETKFCYFNNYNVNQPRHFCRACHRYWTAGGALRNVPVGAGRRRGRPAHRGVGVSSGGGVLERPPRERLGGEAAEQWLLRPQAPARVDPGFDSGGLR, from the coding sequence atggcagaagaagaggaagcagcaaGCTTCAAGCTTTTCGGAACGGTGATTCTGAAGGGGGAAAGACACgtcaaggaggaagaggaggccgcGCAGGTGGCGTCGGGGCCGGGTGGGGCGGCTGAGGCGGCGGCGAGGGTGGCGGCGGCTCTGCCGTGCCCGAGGTGCAAGAGCAGGGagaccaagttctgctacttcaACAACTACAACGTGAACCAGCCGCGGCACTTCTGCAGGGCCTGCCACCGCTACTGGACCGCCGGCGGCGCCCTCCGCAACGTCCCCGTCGGCGCCGGCCGCCGGAGAGGCCGCCCCGCCCACCGTGGCGTCGGcgtcagcagcggcggcggcgtgcTGGAGCGCCCGCCGCGGGAGCGTTTGGGCGGGGAAGCAGCGGAGCAGTGGCTCCTGAGGCCGCAGGCTCCGGCGAGGGTTGACCCAGGCTTCGACAGCGGGGGGCTTCGTTGA